The Shewanella mangrovisoli genome has a window encoding:
- a CDS encoding heavy-metal-associated domain-containing protein gives MKPLSRIARLVLITSLGFTPFTWADNVQVTLDVKGMTCPLCVTVVNQALRKTDGVIKAKANLKTEQAVVTVADDFNLDKLITAVDATGYKGTINKVEKQS, from the coding sequence ATGAAGCCACTATCACGTATTGCACGACTTGTGCTCATTACATCGTTGGGGTTTACGCCATTCACTTGGGCGGATAACGTGCAGGTGACACTCGATGTTAAAGGCATGACCTGCCCACTGTGCGTTACCGTCGTTAATCAGGCGCTGCGCAAAACCGATGGGGTGATCAAAGCCAAGGCAAACTTGAAAACCGAGCAGGCCGTGGTCACAGTCGCTGATGATTTTAACCTCGATAAGTTGATTACCGCCGTCGACGCCACTGGCTATAAAGGCACTATCAATAAGGTCGAAAAGCAGAGCTGA
- a CDS encoding transglutaminase domain-containing protein, which yields MQRRDFLKGAAILSAAGTVMPVLAASTQTHAMTDKTCGRRRFTLTNTYQLVAPEGSAGVVKLWVPLPENTAFQQVEKLNFSGTYQDAYISANNHYGAKTLFATWPDAKGKMTLTLELVIETQDWEPVKSGELSHYRAPAKPEYPADVAIYLKPTKHMPVDGIVKQTADKIVGKETEPLKQAQLIYNWVSANMYRDNDVIGCGSGDVAAILESGKLGGKCTDINSVFVALMRAVGVPAREMFGIRLGQAIKMGHYSKKAFGSADDKGFADVTGGQHCRAMFYLAGYGWLPADPADVTKMRLTEKKEHSDPAVQAVNDYLFGNWEMNWVGFNYGRDFDLFPVAEQTPLNNFGYPYAEVDGDPVNYYEPKVFAYDYKSSEQR from the coding sequence ATGCAAAGACGTGATTTTTTGAAGGGTGCAGCCATTCTGTCGGCGGCGGGAACCGTGATGCCAGTGTTAGCGGCGTCGACGCAAACCCATGCGATGACCGATAAAACCTGTGGTCGTCGCCGATTTACCTTAACCAATACCTATCAGCTCGTCGCGCCAGAAGGCTCTGCGGGCGTGGTGAAGTTATGGGTGCCACTTCCTGAAAACACAGCTTTCCAGCAGGTTGAAAAACTTAACTTTAGCGGGACTTATCAAGACGCCTATATCAGTGCCAATAACCACTATGGCGCTAAAACCCTGTTTGCCACTTGGCCCGATGCCAAGGGCAAGATGACCCTAACACTAGAATTAGTGATTGAAACCCAAGATTGGGAACCTGTTAAAAGTGGCGAGTTAAGCCATTACCGCGCGCCAGCTAAACCTGAGTATCCCGCCGACGTCGCCATTTACCTTAAGCCAACCAAGCATATGCCTGTGGATGGTATCGTGAAGCAAACCGCGGATAAGATCGTGGGTAAAGAAACCGAGCCACTCAAACAAGCACAGTTGATTTACAACTGGGTGAGCGCCAACATGTACCGCGATAACGATGTTATCGGTTGCGGCAGTGGCGATGTGGCCGCCATTCTTGAAAGTGGCAAACTCGGCGGTAAGTGTACCGATATCAACTCAGTATTTGTGGCGCTGATGCGCGCAGTGGGTGTGCCTGCCCGTGAAATGTTTGGTATTCGCCTAGGCCAAGCCATCAAGATGGGCCATTATTCCAAAAAAGCCTTTGGCAGCGCCGACGATAAGGGCTTTGCCGATGTGACGGGTGGTCAACACTGCCGTGCCATGTTCTACTTAGCGGGTTATGGCTGGTTGCCCGCCGACCCTGCGGATGTGACTAAGATGCGCCTCACCGAGAAGAAGGAGCATAGCGACCCTGCAGTACAAGCGGTGAATGATTACCTGTTTGGTAACTGGGAAATGAATTGGGTTGGCTTTAACTATGGCCGCGACTTTGACTTATTCCCCGTGGCGGAGCAGACTCCACTGAACAATTTTGGTTATCCCTATGCCGAAGTGGACGGCGATCCTGTGAATTACTATGAGCCAAAAGTTTTCGCCTATGACTACAAGTCAAGCGAGCAGCGCTAA
- a CDS encoding amino acid permease, with product MDARLTAAQWKEDTRFDSTDWGWIIMSIGMAIGAGIVFLPVQVGLMGLWVFLLSSVIGYPAMYLFQRLFINTLAESPECKDYPSVISGYLGKNWGILLGGLYFIMLVIWVFVYSTAITNDSASFLQSFGATTSLLSKNPFYGLALICGLVALASRGENLLFKISTFMVLTKLGVVAVLGLMMVDKWDINNIGSVPSTGDWLKDAIVMLPFTLTSILFIQSLSPMVISYRSREKSLAVARFKAMRAMNIAFGVLFVVVFFYAVSFTLAMGHEQAVRASHENISALAMVAQGMPGQTLKLLSLTLNIFAVMTAYFGVYLGFREACQGLTMNMLRRVMPEERINKSLVGYGIMIFTILLSWGAIVLNAPVLSFTSICSPIFGLVGCLIPAYLVYQVPALHKYKGGSLYIIIVTGLLLCISPLLAFS from the coding sequence ATGGATGCAAGGCTAACGGCGGCACAATGGAAAGAGGATACCCGCTTCGACAGTACGGATTGGGGCTGGATCATTATGAGTATTGGCATGGCGATTGGCGCTGGGATCGTATTTTTGCCAGTGCAGGTGGGCTTGATGGGCTTGTGGGTATTCTTGCTCTCCAGCGTGATTGGTTATCCTGCTATGTATTTGTTTCAGCGATTGTTTATCAATACTTTGGCCGAGTCGCCCGAATGTAAGGATTATCCGAGTGTGATTTCGGGGTATCTGGGCAAAAACTGGGGCATCTTACTCGGCGGCTTGTACTTCATTATGTTGGTGATTTGGGTGTTTGTGTATTCCACGGCCATCACCAATGATAGCGCCTCCTTTTTACAAAGCTTTGGCGCAACTACGTCATTATTGTCTAAAAATCCCTTCTATGGCCTAGCGCTGATCTGCGGTTTAGTCGCATTGGCCTCCCGTGGTGAAAACCTATTATTTAAGATCTCCACCTTTATGGTGCTCACTAAGCTTGGGGTAGTGGCGGTACTCGGGCTGATGATGGTCGATAAGTGGGATATCAATAATATCGGTAGCGTACCCAGCACGGGCGATTGGCTAAAGGATGCGATTGTGATGTTACCCTTTACGCTGACATCGATTCTATTTATCCAAAGTTTAAGCCCTATGGTGATTTCCTATCGTTCGCGGGAGAAATCCCTTGCTGTTGCCCGCTTTAAGGCGATGCGTGCGATGAACATTGCCTTTGGGGTGCTGTTTGTGGTGGTGTTTTTCTACGCTGTGTCTTTTACCCTTGCCATGGGGCATGAGCAGGCGGTGCGCGCCTCCCATGAAAATATCTCCGCCTTAGCCATGGTGGCCCAGGGGATGCCAGGGCAAACCTTAAAGCTGCTTAGTCTGACCTTAAATATCTTTGCGGTGATGACGGCGTATTTTGGTGTGTATTTAGGGTTTAGGGAGGCGTGTCAGGGATTGACCATGAATATGCTGCGCCGAGTGATGCCCGAGGAGCGGATCAATAAGTCGTTAGTGGGTTACGGCATCATGATCTTTACCATTTTGCTGTCCTGGGGTGCGATTGTATTAAATGCCCCTGTGCTGAGTTTTACCTCTATATGCAGTCCTATCTTCGGTTTAGTGGGTTGTTTGATCCCTGCCTATTTGGTCTATCAAGTGCCTGCGCTGCATAAATATAAAGGGGGGTCGCTGTATATCATTATCGTCACTGGCTTATTGCTATGTATTTCGCCTCTGCTTGCCTTTAGTTAA
- a CDS encoding RidA family protein, with translation MKSIIHAERAPAAIGPYSHGTSYGNLIFTSGQLPVCKEKGGVVEGGISEQSVQCLENLKYVIEAGGGSLETVLKTTCYLSEISDFAAFNEVYKTYFKADCPARSCFAVKDLPLGVKVEVEAIAHVHA, from the coding sequence ATGAAAAGCATCATTCATGCAGAACGTGCCCCAGCCGCGATTGGCCCTTACTCCCACGGCACGAGTTATGGCAACCTGATTTTTACCTCTGGACAACTGCCTGTATGTAAAGAGAAAGGTGGCGTTGTCGAGGGTGGGATCAGCGAACAATCTGTGCAATGCCTTGAGAATCTGAAATACGTGATTGAAGCCGGTGGTGGCAGCCTAGAAACCGTGCTTAAAACCACCTGTTACTTGAGTGAGATCAGTGACTTTGCCGCCTTTAATGAAGTCTATAAAACCTATTTCAAAGCCGACTGCCCTGCCCGCAGCTGTTTTGCGGTAAAAGATCTTCCACTGGGTGTCAAAGTGGAAGTTGAAGCCATCGCCCACGTTCACGCATAA
- a CDS encoding serine dehydratase subunit alpha family protein, with amino-acid sequence MKPLWQQYIQIINQVVKPALGCTEPIAAAYAAAVARTLLPVEPESIAVQVSDNLYKNSMGVYVPGTGKIGLAIAAAAGALAGNADAGLEVLANVTPEQVAQAQTLIDTGKVKVERTETDEFIYCCVSLTAGEQEAMVKICGGHTLIAEKRLNGELVFTADSAQAKATGSICDGVDINIESIYRFAQEVPFEEIQFILKASELNSKLSDEGMSKPYGLEVGRTMKNGIAAGIIGEDLLNKIVMLTAAASDARMGGANLPAMSNLGSGNQGIAATIPVVITAQCYKVSEEKLARALIMSHLGAIYIKSHYPPLSAFCGNTVTSAAASMAMVYLAGGSFEQSCFAIQNVISDSSGMVCDGAKASCAMKVSTSSSAAVRSFLMALNSQNVSGQGIIAKDVEKTIKNIGKMVLNGMSSTDVTIINIMSE; translated from the coding sequence ATGAAACCTTTATGGCAGCAATACATTCAGATTATTAACCAAGTGGTTAAACCCGCCTTAGGCTGTACCGAGCCGATCGCTGCGGCCTATGCGGCGGCCGTGGCCCGTACCTTATTACCGGTTGAACCCGAGTCAATTGCGGTGCAAGTTTCTGATAACTTGTATAAAAACTCGATGGGCGTTTATGTGCCCGGCACAGGTAAAATCGGTCTCGCTATCGCCGCAGCCGCAGGCGCGCTTGCAGGTAATGCCGATGCGGGATTAGAAGTCTTGGCCAACGTGACACCTGAACAAGTGGCACAGGCACAAACCCTTATCGATACGGGTAAAGTGAAGGTTGAGCGTACCGAGACCGACGAATTTATCTATTGCTGCGTCAGCTTAACCGCCGGCGAGCAAGAGGCCATGGTGAAAATCTGTGGCGGCCATACCTTGATTGCCGAGAAGCGCTTAAATGGTGAGTTAGTATTTACCGCCGATAGCGCCCAAGCCAAGGCCACAGGCTCAATCTGCGACGGCGTCGATATCAATATTGAATCGATTTACCGCTTCGCCCAAGAAGTGCCCTTCGAAGAAATCCAATTTATTCTTAAAGCCTCGGAATTAAACAGTAAATTATCCGATGAAGGCATGTCCAAACCCTATGGCTTGGAAGTCGGCCGCACCATGAAAAACGGCATTGCCGCCGGGATCATCGGTGAGGACTTACTCAATAAGATTGTGATGCTCACCGCAGCGGCTTCGGATGCGCGTATGGGCGGTGCCAATCTGCCCGCCATGAGCAATTTAGGCAGTGGTAACCAAGGAATTGCAGCGACGATTCCAGTGGTCATCACCGCCCAGTGTTATAAAGTCAGCGAAGAGAAACTGGCTCGCGCGCTGATCATGAGCCACCTCGGGGCGATTTATATCAAGTCCCACTATCCGCCGTTATCGGCATTCTGTGGCAATACGGTCACCAGCGCCGCAGCCTCTATGGCCATGGTGTATTTAGCGGGCGGCAGTTTCGAGCAATCTTGCTTTGCGATTCAAAACGTCATCAGCGACAGCTCGGGCATGGTTTGTGATGGTGCCAAAGCCTCCTGCGCCATGAAGGTCAGTACCTCATCGAGTGCGGCGGTACGCTCCTTCTTAATGGCGCTCAACAGCCAAAACGTTTCGGGCCAAGGTATCATCGCCAAAGATGTTGAGAAAACCATTAAGAACATAGGCAAGATGGTACTCAATGGCATGTCATCTACGGATGTCACTATCATTAACATCATGTCTGAATAA
- a CDS encoding helix-turn-helix transcriptional regulator, whose product MKLQDLTQSDLDILKSIENIVDGIAAMYGQHTEVVLHSLDAKHPSVIKIANGHVTGREVGAPITNLALLKLKTGQDISNSYLTKCANGKTLRSITTVIRNPKNLPIGLLCINTDMDAPLQSVLRTMMPEQLLGSELTSSPEVFARNIDEALHSTIDSVNHEVRANPAISPSQKSREIVNQLHELGIFELKDSAQVAATRLGISVHSIYRYLREIKANQAESEKSLA is encoded by the coding sequence GTGAAATTGCAAGACTTAACCCAAAGCGATCTGGATATACTCAAGTCCATCGAAAATATCGTCGATGGGATTGCCGCCATGTATGGCCAACATACAGAGGTCGTGCTGCACAGCTTAGATGCTAAGCACCCTTCGGTGATCAAAATTGCCAATGGTCATGTCACTGGCCGTGAGGTCGGTGCGCCCATCACTAACCTAGCCTTGCTTAAGCTCAAAACGGGTCAGGATATTTCCAACTCTTACCTGACCAAATGTGCCAACGGTAAGACCTTACGTTCGATAACCACTGTTATCCGTAATCCTAAAAACCTGCCGATTGGGTTACTGTGCATCAATACCGATATGGATGCGCCGCTGCAATCTGTGCTGCGCACTATGATGCCGGAGCAGCTCCTCGGCAGTGAATTGACCAGTTCGCCCGAGGTGTTTGCGCGCAATATTGATGAGGCGCTACACAGCACTATCGATAGCGTTAACCACGAGGTGCGTGCCAATCCTGCGATTTCCCCTTCACAAAAGAGTCGCGAAATTGTCAATCAACTCCATGAGTTAGGGATTTTCGAACTCAAGGATAGCGCCCAAGTGGCCGCCACTCGATTAGGGATTTCAGTGCATTCCATTTACCGCTATTTGCGTGAAATTAAAGCCAATCAGGCGGAAAGCGAGAAAAGCCTCGCTTAA